atacatattatatatatttaaattaagcAGAAGTCTACTCCTATGATTATTAGATATTAAAAACTAGAACAAGGACtagaggggtggctcagtggttaggagtgcttactgctcttgtgTAGGACCTGaggttttctttcccagtttccacatTAGACGGCTCCcaaccacctgtgactcctgtttccaggggatctgactgaCCTTTCTAGCATATAGGACcagcatgtacatggtgcacacaaactcatgcaggcacacatgcaaacagacaaataaagaaaacaatttaacttgaagatttttaaaaatcaaaataaaaccatgagaacttaaaatattagaaaaattggTACTAGCTTTAGGGCCTTTATAGCAATTTCGCTGTTGCTGTCCTTATGAGTCTCACTGTGGAGAAACATCAGTTTCGGTGGAGCCACAAAGCCTCTTCTAAAGCTGACATCCTCCCATTTTTACGGTTTTCTGTTATCAGAATGTTTAATAAGACGGGTTGCAAGTACTTTTCCAAACAAATGTATTAAAATGACTCTTCATTGccctgggatttgaacccagggccttgggtatGCCAGGCGagtgctcaaccactgagctatatcctctgCCTGGAAATGATGTaatgaaagaaaatgtcatttGCTTAAACTTGCTGTTTCTCTCATGACTGCCAGTGAGAGCTGTTCCCTGCAGAACAATCATTTCACTGGGGGGCTGCAGCcgtagctcagtgctagagctcTGACCTAACCTGAGACCCGGGTCCCACGCACAGTGCCCCATTATCACTAGAAAGGGGAAGGAAGTCATGcattgtttaaagaaaaaaggaaaacatgattTTATTAGTTTGGGACACAATGCATGCGACTACTACTGAAGTTTGGGCAAATGCTTAAAGTAGGcatgtttgtttctttcctgttttaGTGATAACTTTGTagacaaaactatttttaaatcatCTCCAAATGTTTCCACatcaatacaattttattttttaatcaaaacTGTTTAACATTTGGATGTGTTActtgaaaaggaaacaaaagtctGTTTAGAATAGCCTTTAAGTCAGGgcctgtggagatggctcagtggctaagagcactccCTGCTCTTGCACTAGGGTTCTGTTCCAAGCACCTACATCTCCAGGGCCAGGAGATCTGACCCTTTCTGATCTTTGTTGACACCTgaatgcacatggtgcacataaactcatggaGGCACATCcacataaatagatagatagatagatagatagatagatagatagatagatagatctgtttaaaaaaggaatttgGGCAGGGGCTGAAGGACTCAGGGGttaaggacccaggttcaattcccaagatctacatggcagcttataacagtctataactccagttccagaacatCTGACAActtcatacaaacatacatgcaggcaaaccactaatgcacataaaataaaaataaataaatcattcaaTGAATATATGAAAAAGGAATTTCGATAAACTCATATTGTTATCAGGGATAGTCATGTAATAATCACACAATGGTAGATAGACTGATACAAATGATCAGATCTCTATGCTATCAATATTCAAAATTATAAATACTTTACCaaaaagaattttatatttatattttcaaaagaagGACAAATACTTACTGTTAAGATAGCAGAGttttggaatttattttctggtgaTAATTCAACAGTGCCCGAAGagtaattaacatttttattaggaTAGCTTTTCACAGAGATGGTTGTGTCAAATGCCTCGGTGTAGCCATAGGCTTGGACTGTAACATTTTCAGGAGCTCCAACTCGGAAGACAATTGGGGTTGAAATGATATATCTGCTGAAACAGGAAAAGGCTTAGTAGCTTCggcaactgtggtggtttgaataaacttgatccacagggagtggcactattaggaggtgtggccttgatggagtgggtgtggccttgtggaggaagtgtgtcactgttgagcTGGGCTAGTAAgcttcttcctagctgcctggggatacCAGTCTTGTCTtgtctgcctttggaacaagatgtaaaCTTCTCAGCCTCTcgagcaccatgtctgcctggatgctgctaattttccttccatgatgataatgggctgaacctctgaacatgtaagccagccccaattcaatgctGTCCTTttaagagatgccttggtcatggtgtctgttcacagcagtgaaaccctaagagaGGGACATATTCTTGTACCCCTTGTTCATAGTCATCTCACTGTAGATACATTTTCTAATAGTCACGATTGGAAAACCACACTCATTTTGTGATCTACGACAAATTCAGCATATTTTCTGAGAAGGAATAACTTGAAACTAAGTCCTGAAAAACAGAGCAGGGAATCTTCTGGTTTGCAGTGGGTCATTGTTCTACACCACCTGAAGAGGACTATATAAGACCATAAAGCATTAACGTTTCATATgctgacataaaaataaaaacacacaaaaacaaggCTGACTAGAACATGTAAGTGGGGTCATTGTCCTtcaatgaagaaaaatatgaaatggGCACTGGTCATTGAACACCAGCTCTGTCTTCCAGTGGCTGAGTGAGGTTACCCCGTTAGCCTGTTCTGTCACCTTTTTCTGTGGTGAGCTAAATAAGAGCATGTCTACAAAGCATTAGCAGGCTACTTCTCGAGATGGGTAAAGGTACATCTACACTACAGATGAGCCAGGGGTCTATCTGCAAACCAATGAACAGAGTACTGGTGTGAGCTAATCTGCAGTAGTTCATCACGTGACCAAGTCTTTAACTCTTTCACTGCCTACAGAAAGTCAGGGACATCCCAGGCACGACTGATTCCTAAGCTACATGTGAGCAAAAGCAATTCGATCAAGGCCAGATGGTTTATAAGTAAATGGGGCAGGGTTTTACTCCAGTTTCTATGTTTATAATTAGGGTCAAGGTTATAAGCCTACATTGACTCTTCAGTTTCCTTTTGCATGGAATTTAtaccaaaacgaaacaaaacaaaactatttgaAGGCCAGctttgaaacacattttctgttgTTGCTTTCATGGAGAGAGTTTCTCTGCCTAGTAATGAGACCGGCTAAGATACAAGAGATCCtctagcctctgcctccaaagtgctgggatcaaaggcatgtgccaccacacccaaccaTGCCTGGTTTTgaaacacaaaattttaaattgtaCAGTTTTCTTAATTATCTTATGAGGTGGGAActtattaagaaaacaataacaataataaatcacGATAGCATCTAATCTGAATAGTAAAAACTGAAGAGAAACTATGCAGAAGAGAAGTATGTATTAACCCCAGAGGACTCAGACAACAGAGTCATTTAAGAGCCCCAACAGATAGGGGTGCGCCCATCACCCAACCTGAGAATTATTGCAGGCAAGCGCCAATATTACAATATTTTCAAGCTATACTGTTATATTTCAACTTATAACTTAAAAAGATGAAAGCTTGTCACACCGTCAGTGCCGTCCACATAGGAAGTGTCCAACAGTTATTGAACGAAACAATGTATCCACAAATGATTGATTCCCACACTGTTCATGATAGCTCTGTCACTGTTTCCTAAAAATCGAGGCGCTGCCTTCCAGTAAGAGCCAACTGACTCCATAGAAAGAATTAAGAATATTTCTCTGCATGAAACATGGGAACCAAGGTTCTGACCTGAGTTTCCTAGAtactgcttgtttgcttgtttgtttttgaagtgAGAAAGAAGACATAAAGTTAGACGGGGAGCATGTAGGAGGAATTGGGGAAGGTAAAACATTATGATcaaaaggttttttaaaattttttgaatgtcaaataaactttaaaaaaaaaacaaaaacaaaaacaaaaacaaaaacaaaaacaaaaaaactgatcCCCAAGTAACTGTGGCATAACTGTatcaaaaaacacaaagaaactaagAACCAAAGATAaatgaacaaaaggaaaaaaaaccccacagtgtgtgtgtgtgtgtgtgtgtgtgtgtgtgtgtgtgtgtgtagcctttaCTTAAGTTTTTGTTGGCTAGTACTGTAATTGCTCTCTCCTCCTTACAGGCAGTCACTCACTGACTCTAACTAGGCAGGACTTTCTCATTCAGATGAGCTTGCACACCGGGCGTCTCAAAGGAGCCAAAATGGTCAGATTCTCACAGTCTGAGGATAGAACGCACTTATCGGTCATCACAGCTTGCACACGCCATACATCAAAGATGCTTTGCTTTACTTACGTTTGTTCCTGTTCCCAACTTGGCTCAAGGAAGATCAAAAACAGAAGTGTTCCCCAAAAGCCCAGGGCTTGAAACGGTACCAAAACCATAATATGTCACTTCTTCGAAGTTACTTTCCGTTTAAGTAAAGTGAACATGAAGTTTGGGGATCAACTAGGTCATGTTAATTATTAACACAAGGAAAGGGGATCGCTACATAAAGACAACTGAAATCAGAACAGAAACAGCCATTTCAAGCCTGGGAACACAGGCAGAAGGTATTGTGTAGCAATTTGCACCAGGGCACTTACTTTAATTAGTGCGAAATAAGGACTCAACCAAGGGAGCCTGGCCCTTTGAAGACAGGCTCGGCCTAGAGTGCCTTTGGCTTTCTCTCCTGGTCATTTGCTCTGATGCTCTGGCCTTGTTCAGCACACCTGTGACAAATACCTGAGacaatttaaaagagaagataaTTATTTTACTCATGGTGTCTGAGGTCTCAGCCCATGACAAGTTGTCCTCATTGCTTCTGGCCCAGACATCGTGAGTCATACAGAACAGTGAGCAGCATGCATGGGAGCATCCTCACCTCAGAGCACCCTCACCTCGTAACTGACAGGAGAGCCGATGACGGGCAAGGATCAGACACAAGATACCTTTCGAAGGCATGTCTCTGGTCATCTACTTCTATAAATAAGTCCATCTCTTAAGTCCTTACCACCTTCCAATAAGGCCATCAAATTATGACCCCATAATGGAATCACCCGTTGATAGGTCAGAGCACTGAGGATCCAGCTGCTCCCATGAAGCCTCATCTGTAGCGggtttttgctactttgtagactcttctttttcccaccctttattcCGCCCCCATTCCTGGTCCCACCCACTAACACTACATAGAAGAGGTACAAGGAGTGAGGGGAGAGAGCAACTAGAATTTCTTtcctttagtttcttctttgaccatggCTACTCACAGAATGCAACTAACCTCCCTAAAGGACCAGCAGCCGCCCACGTATCTCTTGGGATCCTTGCATTTATGTATCTCTGGaaatttcccagaattccaaatgtcacacaattgctgatactatctgcagctggcaaaaacaTGCTTCTAGTAGAGAGTGATGCAAAATGATAGTCCGATGCTGTGGACAGCCTGAAGCAGCCCCGAATCcccacatctgggattaaaatgaaaacacattcttatatttctgtgtttttatagaAACCAGAATTCCAAACTTGTTGCTACACACATCAGCTGGCAAAGAAGCCTTTAACATGTAAGCGTTAGATTTGATGCTGCAGCTTCAAACTttatgtcttagtttgggttttactgctgtgaacagacaccatgaccaaggcaactcttacacagGCAAACTTAATTGGGCTGctttacaggttctgaggttcagcccattatcttCATGACGGGAAGCATgatagcatccaggcagatgtgggaCTGGAAGAGCCAatagttctacaccttgatccaaaggcagacaggagaagactgatttccaggcaactaggaggagggtctcaaagcccacccccagagtgacacacttcctttacCAAGGCTCCACCTCTTATAAgttcacacctcctaatagtgccacttcccagagatcaaacatattcaaactaccacaccttAATAATACCTGATGGCTTCTACTTGCTTCTGATGTTGACGGAAACCTACCTGTATTTATTTTCATGCCAACATGATTTGAGGATGGGTCTGAATCGGACAAGGCTGCCAAGGCAATCCCTCTTAGAGAACACCCGAGTGATGGCATCCTTGGTCTTGGACGCCTATATACAGTCTATGAATAATCCGACATCTTTCAGAGAGGGACAAGGAATGCTTGCTCAGTCTGCCAGCCCAGAGAAGGGACAATGCGCTGACCATGTCACCTTGAGGATGCTGGCACTACACTCTAAGTCACCCAAAAGTTTAGTATTTAGCAGGAAATGCACACACTCCCACATCCACACACTGGGAATTGGCACTCATTCAGATGCAACgtgctttgtttaaaaaaaaaaccgcaCACCTTTCAGTGGGACATACACAGCTTTCATGTAAGAACCAGAGGCAGACTCCTGCAGCAACCGACTCTAGTCATTCATACATGAATAAAATCACGGGCAAATGTATTTGTAAGTCAATGTCTATGTGAATAAAATTTTacctttaagatttttttcaattaagtTTATTTTCATAACGTTTTATATTCAGGAGAAATAGTTTTAGTTATAGACTTCTTTATTATCATTCTCTCTATCTCCCTAGACGTTCGCTATTTGCAGGAAAACAAATGTCTCTAAATGTATTTACAGAAACTGCCATGGCTTGTCAATGCTGTGTCAGCACTATTTAGTTTGCATTCCTAAGGTCCTGTTTACCAACCATTTTAAAACGCATTTCTAAAAATGTATTCCTTAGGAATTTATACATGTAAATAATGTGTAGTTCAACTATTTTTATACCACACTCCTCCCTTCCAGTCCCCCCAACAGGTCCCCTATTCTCTACTGCATGTCCCTATTTTTTATGTATTACATATGCATTACATATATCATGCTGGGTCTAATTTGTGCTGTCCATATATGGCTGGGTATGGGACTATTCACCAAAGCCTGGTCAACCTATCAGGGGCCACACCAGTTAAAAAGCTGGATTCTTCCCTGGCAGCCACCAAGGCACCCAGCTAAaggataaaggaagaaaaagcaggACTTGATGTGCAAATTTCTCCGAAGGCGTCTCTTAACACGCGTCCCCGAAGTAATGTAAACCGAGAAACTTTGTCTTGACCGCCCAGCGCATTCTCTCATAAAAACGTCTGTAAAAGGGTTCCGCTGGGTTGTGAAAGAtgaatctaatttttttttcctattcttttttcggagctggggattgaacccagggccttgtgcttgctaggcaagcgctctaccactgagctaaatccccaaccctgatgaaTTTAAACAGAGGGATTTTGCCATCATTTGGGCAAAAGTCAAACCGGGTAAGTTAAAAAACACAACGTGAGGCTTCCTTCAAAGGTGTCTGTGATGTGCTGGTCTCAAGCTGTTAGCCACGGAGGGATCATTTACAccgctggttatgtgttcatgtttGTACGTGGACCCACATTATCACTAGGAGTGAAGCAAACTCAGGGGCAAACACTGGGAGCCCAAACGGGTCCTCAGGTCAAGTTTCACACTGTTCCCAGTGCTTGTGTAACTTAGTACACAGACCTTTAGCATTCTCAAATGTTGCAACTTACAAAGTTCTTTCTTTCAATCTGtgacaaatagaagaaaaacagctTAGCAGCTAATGTTAATGTTTCTGGACATCAGCACTCCTACAGGGTAGCTGAATGATTGATGGGTGGGGTTTTTGCTATGGTCAACTATCCTGGGCACAGCAGCTTGCTGGGCAAACCTGGCCTCCACCCACTAGATGTCAGTAGAACCTTTGGAGCAATAAAATCACCTATACTGTGATTTCTCTACGGATGACAACCAAATTCACATCTCCGTTATAGGCCTCACTTTCCAACGTTGGAGTGCGGTGACCTATTCTCTATCCACATTCATTAAGTGGTCATATCCAACTGAATGCATTTGAGCAGGATACTGTTGGACCCAAAGGACCACCACCAAAGATCCGCTCGTCCCCAAAGACCACCAGAGCCGAGATccgatgcaatcagcaagaggtttattaatTTCGGCGTGTTGGGGTTCCTCAGCCTTCAAGCGGGAGAAGGCGGCGAAGAACCCCGTTCTACAGATACATGCTACTTTTAAGCACAAGAACCACAAAAGCCACAGGAATGGGGATGGGTACATCGAGGCACGCAAGGATTGGTTGGAACCATTTGCCCTTTAACTTTATTGGTCCACGTCATGGTCACATTGTCCTTTGTGCCTGGAGCAATGCTGTGGTTTTGGGTGGTAGAAAGTCCCTTCCAGTCCTGTCGGTCATGTGACTACCACGAGGACAGGGTGTAACTAGGTCATAAAACCACAAATGGGTGGTGGAGGTATAACTGGTGGAATTTCCCGGCAGGTGAATTTTTCTTAGGGGAGGGGTGTAGcttgtggaattttcctttggttcCACAATACATTAATACTAACAACCCTTCACTTGATTTCCTGGGCTTTTCTCTTAAACACCGCAAtcgtgtaggttgatgtctatatgcaggtgagggctggtacaagttaggtcaaggcccatGATTGGACAGTGAAAAGTTAGGCGGGAACAAAGTTTTTATAAGgcgggaaagaagaggaaagaga
This Rattus norvegicus strain BN/NHsdMcwi chromosome 3, GRCr8, whole genome shotgun sequence DNA region includes the following protein-coding sequences:
- the C5l1 gene encoding complement C5 isoform X7 gives rise to the protein MVLVPFQALGFWGTLLFLIFLEPSWEQEQTRYIISTPIVFRVGAPENVTVQAYGYTEAFDTTISVKSYPNKNVNYSSGTVELSPENKFQNSAILTIQAQELSEEQNWFSNVYSEVVSKHFSKLEIMPIVYDNSSLFVHTDKPVYTPEQPGPRRIRSWHNRGKKWHGNCLFS
- the C5l1 gene encoding complement C5 isoform X8, with the protein product MVLVPFQALGFWGTLLFLIFLEPSWEQEQTRYIISTPIVFRVGAPENVTVQAYGYTEAFDTTISVKSYPNKNVNYSSGTVELSPENKFQNSAILTIQAQELSEEQNWFSNVYSEVVSKHFSKLEIMPIVYDNSSLFVHTDKPVYTPEQPGRVYDACFRGEN